Proteins co-encoded in one Candidatus Nomurabacteria bacterium genomic window:
- the uvrB gene encoding excinuclease ABC subunit UvrB → MEFQISTSKQPAGDQPKAIEALVNGVKAGHQHQTLLGVTGSGKTFTAANVIQQIQKPTLVIAHNKTLAAQLAQEYRDFFPNNAVHYFVSYYDYYQPEAYMPTSDTYIEKEAQINEEIDRLRHASTQALLTRKDVIIVASVSCIYGLGSPAEYERVHRKIERGYETNRTEMLRILVDMYFERTNADLTPGHFRAVGNTIEIMPTNERTIYRLAFSGNSVSHITKIDGVTREIIEEPDVFYLFPAKHFVTPEDERKVAINDIKLELDAQLKQFKKNGKLLETERLKRRTDHDLALIREIGYCNGIENYSRHFDRRKPGEAPYTLLSYFPHKEDGTPDFLTIIDESHVTIPQLNGMFAGDQSRKKTLVEHGFRLPSAVDNRPLRFEEFEERVGQQIYTTATPGKFELAALEKEGLKPVEQIIRPTGLVDPEIDVRGVVEEGEYPGQVKDFIAEAEKVIKGGARVLVTTLTKKMAEDLSEFLSEKNLKTKYIHSDVETIERIEILTDFRKGVFDCLVGVNLLREGLDLPEVELVAILDADKEGFLRSETALIQTIGRAARNVNGRVIVYADEITKSLNYALTETSRRRELQLAYNKEHGITPKTIMKEIKSIADQMRTSHDETVDTLLKVDVELYKKNPKKVLKDKRRQMEEAVAILDFETAAIIRDEIKYLEELAAKK, encoded by the coding sequence GTGGAATTTCAAATCTCAACGAGCAAGCAGCCGGCAGGGGATCAGCCAAAGGCAATTGAAGCATTGGTAAACGGAGTAAAGGCTGGGCACCAACACCAGACGCTTTTGGGTGTGACCGGCTCAGGGAAAACATTTACCGCTGCAAATGTTATCCAGCAAATCCAGAAGCCAACGCTCGTAATCGCGCACAACAAAACCTTGGCTGCACAGCTCGCTCAGGAGTATCGAGACTTCTTTCCTAATAATGCTGTGCATTATTTTGTGTCATACTACGACTACTATCAGCCAGAGGCCTACATGCCCACTTCTGACACGTATATTGAGAAGGAGGCGCAAATCAATGAGGAAATCGACCGTTTACGTCACGCTTCTACCCAAGCTCTCCTGACTCGTAAGGATGTGATTATCGTCGCTTCGGTGTCGTGCATTTACGGTCTTGGTTCGCCGGCTGAGTATGAGCGCGTCCATCGTAAAATCGAACGTGGCTACGAGACAAACCGCACTGAAATGCTCCGGATTTTAGTCGATATGTACTTTGAGCGCACCAACGCCGACCTGACACCAGGTCACTTCCGCGCGGTAGGAAATACTATCGAAATCATGCCCACGAACGAGCGAACCATTTATCGCTTAGCATTTTCAGGTAATAGCGTGTCACACATTACTAAGATTGATGGGGTAACGCGGGAAATTATTGAAGAACCAGACGTCTTTTATCTGTTTCCAGCCAAGCACTTTGTTACTCCGGAAGATGAACGAAAAGTGGCTATTAATGACATTAAGCTTGAGCTAGATGCGCAGCTAAAGCAATTTAAAAAAAACGGCAAACTACTCGAAACCGAGCGCCTCAAGCGCCGTACCGACCATGATTTGGCGCTCATTCGCGAGATTGGGTATTGTAACGGGATTGAGAACTACTCACGACATTTTGATCGCCGCAAGCCAGGTGAGGCCCCGTACACGCTGCTTTCATATTTCCCGCACAAAGAGGATGGAACGCCCGATTTCCTGACCATTATCGACGAGTCTCACGTCACCATTCCGCAGCTCAACGGTATGTTTGCCGGCGATCAGTCACGAAAAAAGACGCTCGTCGAGCACGGATTTCGCTTGCCAAGCGCGGTTGATAACCGACCGTTGCGTTTTGAGGAGTTTGAGGAGCGCGTAGGGCAACAGATTTACACTACCGCGACACCAGGCAAGTTTGAACTGGCAGCCCTCGAAAAGGAAGGGCTAAAACCGGTAGAGCAGATTATTCGTCCAACTGGTCTTGTAGACCCTGAGATTGATGTGCGCGGTGTGGTAGAGGAGGGTGAGTATCCGGGGCAAGTAAAAGACTTTATTGCTGAAGCTGAGAAAGTGATAAAGGGCGGTGCACGCGTACTAGTGACAACCCTTACTAAGAAAATGGCGGAAGATCTCTCTGAGTTTCTTTCTGAAAAAAATCTAAAAACCAAGTATATTCACAGTGATGTTGAAACCATTGAACGCATTGAGATTCTAACTGACTTTAGAAAGGGTGTGTTCGACTGTTTAGTGGGCGTAAACCTGCTCCGCGAAGGTCTCGATTTGCCTGAAGTAGAGCTGGTGGCCATTCTCGATGCCGACAAAGAAGGCTTCCTACGCAGCGAAACCGCCCTTATTCAGACGATTGGTCGCGCTGCCCGTAACGTAAATGGACGAGTGATTGTCTACGCTGACGAGATAACCAAATCACTCAACTATGCGCTGACTGAAACTTCTAGACGCCGTGAGCTCCAGCTGGCATACAACAAAGAGCACGGTATTACACCAAAGACCATCATGAAGGAAATTAAGTCCATCGCCGACCAAATGCGCACCAGTCATGATGAAACTGTAGATACACTGCTTAAGGTAGATGTTGAGCTTTATAAAAAGAATCCTAAGAAAGTCCTCAAAGACAAGCGCCGGCAGATGGAAGAAGCTGTGGCTATCCTGGATTTTGAAACTGCCGCAATCATTCGTGATGAAATTAAATATCTAGAAGAATTGGCAGCCAAGAAATAG
- a CDS encoding response regulator: MSVLTHKNILIVGSEHVYVTKLSEVLVAEDAKLHHTSCADFSASLIEELHIELILVNDLIVDPACNEALHMIRDFFTEKAIPVFVLINDDSERIQEVLALGAADYITPQEDHESVVAKMKAVFGQGDAFSGSTAIDISTVDAEVTATGIRVFVVEDDPLLRNLLSLKMDKSKFPYEFSKDGMNVLPAMRQFKPDIVVLDLMLPGRSGFDVLAEIKGDEKLKSVPVVIFSNKDTQEDKQKAQEMGARGFYVKAMTDLSELIELIESLVK, encoded by the coding sequence ATGTCGGTACTAACTCACAAAAATATTCTTATCGTTGGAAGCGAACATGTGTACGTCACAAAACTTTCAGAAGTACTTGTCGCAGAGGACGCTAAGCTTCATCACACTAGCTGTGCTGATTTTAGTGCCAGTTTAATTGAAGAATTACATATTGAGCTCATTCTAGTAAACGACTTAATCGTAGACCCAGCTTGCAATGAAGCGCTGCATATGATTCGTGACTTTTTCACTGAAAAGGCCATTCCTGTGTTCGTACTAATTAATGACGATTCAGAGCGAATCCAGGAGGTGCTCGCCCTTGGCGCTGCTGATTACATTACTCCGCAAGAAGACCACGAATCTGTGGTAGCAAAAATGAAAGCGGTGTTTGGGCAAGGCGACGCGTTTTCTGGCAGTACCGCAATCGACATCTCAACCGTTGATGCAGAAGTGACTGCTACTGGCATTCGCGTGTTTGTGGTTGAAGACGATCCTCTTTTACGCAATCTCTTGTCGCTTAAGATGGATAAATCAAAGTTTCCATATGAATTCAGCAAGGACGGCATGAACGTGCTGCCAGCGATGCGTCAGTTTAAGCCAGATATTGTTGTACTAGATCTCATGCTTCCAGGCAGAAGTGGCTTTGATGTCTTAGCTGAAATAAAGGGAGATGAAAAACTAAAATCAGTACCAGTTGTTATCTTTTCAAATAAAGACACTCAGGAGGATAAGCAAAAGGCTCAAGAGATGGGAGCTCGAGGTTTTTATGTAAAAGCAATGACTGATCTCTCTGAACTTATTGAATTAATCGAGTCTTTAGTTAAGTAA
- a CDS encoding HAMP domain-containing histidine kinase yields the protein MISRVLTALENGLRTMRLNTRFMLVGVLVFVFPLAFIWITESFFSASYENIHTVQKQRVGMAHDTVTALLLNAESDRQLLTSVIKKVKTDNEDVSKFRVYLQTPNGLLVVAAADDALIGNYDPTAEEIKKLGFSNVLDFQLLEFLIDGNRVWQAYKWVPVASNDYYIFTELDLSRVDRTMSYRRQQSYFGLTGIFIFLLALAYWLRKQVDWKAKHEHLSELMHERDLFSNMIAHEFRSPLTAIKGYASFLEESQNLPPDERRFAGNIHKSAQGLIALVSDFLEVARLQSGTLKLNLETVDVRTLVANTLENMQSLAQEKGLALEFEEPSAPLELHTDPARLSQVLTNIISNAIKYTNHGSVKLRCDSDYNTVSIRVMDTGMGISAEDQKKLFTPFMRVGGVDNAKITGTGLGMYITKQLVGILHGTIGIESIKGVGSHVVITIKTK from the coding sequence ATGATTTCACGTGTACTCACAGCACTAGAAAACGGTTTACGCACGATGCGCTTGAATACTCGGTTCATGCTCGTTGGAGTGCTTGTATTTGTATTTCCTCTAGCATTTATTTGGATCACCGAGAGCTTTTTTAGCGCCTCATACGAGAATATTCACACTGTGCAAAAACAGCGAGTAGGAATGGCACACGACACAGTCACCGCACTTCTCCTGAATGCCGAATCAGACAGGCAGCTCCTAACATCCGTCATAAAAAAGGTGAAAACCGATAACGAGGACGTTTCAAAGTTTAGAGTATATCTACAGACGCCAAACGGCCTCCTGGTGGTAGCTGCGGCTGATGATGCACTGATTGGGAATTATGATCCTACTGCCGAAGAGATCAAAAAGCTTGGTTTCTCAAATGTGTTAGACTTCCAGCTCTTAGAATTTCTGATTGATGGCAATAGGGTTTGGCAAGCCTATAAATGGGTGCCCGTTGCAAGTAACGATTACTATATTTTTACGGAACTCGACCTATCTCGCGTGGACCGCACCATGTCATATCGTCGTCAGCAGTCGTACTTCGGACTGACTGGCATCTTTATTTTTTTGCTGGCGCTGGCATATTGGCTACGTAAGCAAGTTGACTGGAAGGCTAAACACGAGCATTTGTCTGAACTCATGCACGAGCGTGACCTTTTTTCTAACATGATTGCCCATGAATTTAGGTCTCCACTAACAGCTATCAAGGGCTACGCAAGTTTTCTTGAGGAATCACAAAACCTACCTCCTGACGAACGTCGTTTTGCAGGGAATATCCATAAATCTGCTCAAGGACTTATCGCACTTGTGAGCGATTTCCTCGAGGTAGCTCGCCTACAGTCTGGTACTTTGAAGCTAAACCTAGAGACGGTGGACGTGCGCACGCTCGTAGCAAACACCCTTGAAAACATGCAATCACTAGCGCAAGAAAAGGGGTTGGCACTCGAATTCGAGGAGCCGAGCGCCCCACTCGAACTTCATACTGATCCGGCCCGCTTATCGCAAGTGCTGACCAACATCATTTCAAATGCTATTAAGTACACCAATCACGGCTCTGTTAAACTCCGGTGTGATTCAGACTACAACACAGTGAGCATTAGAGTTATGGACACGGGAATGGGCATTAGCGCCGAAGATCAAAAAAAGCTTTTTACTCCATTCATGCGCGTCGGGGGCGTTGATAATGCAAAGATTACCGGCACCGGTCTCGGCATGTACATCACGAAACAGTTGGTAGGGATTTTACACGGCACCATTGGAATTGAATCAATTAAAGGTGTCGGCAGTCACGTGGTGATTACCATTAAAACAAAGTAA
- the uvrA gene encoding excinuclease ABC subunit UvrA, producing MAENNKKKTTKTKWEDDTGVGGGKLSIRGARTHNLKNIDVEMPRGKMIAITGPSGSGKSSLAFDTIFAEGQRRYVESLSPYARQFLNKMQKPDVDEISGLSPAISIDQKSASRNPRSTVATITEIYDYLRIVYARIGQPYCLDVDTPIQKLSQDEILNIVLKSIEEKEVKAATKKQSEKVMGIEVSKGRVAIFAPMVVGRKGEYYQLLYDLLGKGFETVKIDGQIKQLRERIELTKTKRHDIDVLIDEIYVSEFTDDPKGSRERLSEAVEIALHEANGLVKIESPDGGERTLSAKFICPVDGSSFPEVEPRLFSFNSPYGACPECNGLGVVGIFQNDECPVCKGARLRKEALRVYLGGDGKKNLGTNIVGFTNMTVAEAADFVSNLKLSKKDEEIAWPALREVIERLDFMKDVGIEYLTLDRRANTLSGGEAQRIRLASQLGSGLVGALYVLDEPTIGLHQRDNDKLIKTLQELRDLGNTIVVVEHDEDTIYAADYLVDIGPGAGVHGGNVIVADYLEKLLSDKKNESGSITLDYLRGDRKIEIPERRTSEKGKIQIKGGKAFNIKNLNVDIPLGRLICVTGVSGSGKSTFMYEIVDRNLKARLEKRHRTAKIYNCKTFTGTEYLGRSVLIDQSPIGRTPRSNPATYTGAFTHIRDLFAATSEARARGWKPGRFSFNVKGGRCEACQGNGVIAVEMHFLPTVFVTCDVCDGKRFTKETLEVYYKKKNIHEVLHMTIEEAHDFFIDVPAIQERLKSLLDVGLSYLELGQSATTLSGGEAQRVKIASELYRPHTQKTIYLLDEPTIGLHYEDVRKLIEILQQLVDRGNTVMVIEHNLDLVKSADYIIDIGPEGGAGGGQIVAKGTPEEVAEVEKSHTGRYLKKIL from the coding sequence ATGGCAGAAAACAACAAGAAAAAAACAACTAAAACAAAGTGGGAAGATGATACAGGAGTAGGCGGTGGCAAGCTCTCAATTCGCGGTGCGCGCACACACAATCTAAAAAATATCGATGTCGAGATGCCTCGCGGCAAGATGATTGCGATTACTGGTCCATCAGGCTCAGGAAAGTCATCTTTAGCGTTTGACACCATCTTCGCCGAAGGACAACGGCGTTATGTCGAGTCACTTTCGCCGTATGCGCGTCAGTTCCTCAACAAAATGCAAAAGCCTGACGTCGACGAAATCTCTGGTCTTTCACCAGCCATTTCTATCGATCAAAAATCTGCCTCACGAAACCCACGTTCAACAGTTGCTACCATCACTGAAATTTACGACTACCTCCGTATCGTCTACGCGCGTATTGGTCAGCCGTACTGTCTTGATGTTGACACGCCAATTCAGAAGCTGTCTCAAGACGAAATCCTCAATATCGTCCTTAAATCAATCGAGGAAAAAGAAGTAAAAGCTGCTACTAAAAAGCAGTCGGAAAAGGTGATGGGGATTGAGGTCTCAAAGGGTCGCGTGGCAATTTTTGCTCCGATGGTAGTGGGGCGTAAAGGCGAATACTATCAACTCCTCTATGATTTGCTCGGCAAGGGATTCGAGACAGTAAAGATCGACGGCCAAATTAAGCAGCTACGTGAACGCATTGAGCTGACGAAGACAAAGCGACATGATATCGATGTTCTTATTGATGAGATTTATGTCAGCGAATTTACTGACGATCCGAAAGGATCACGTGAGCGATTGTCTGAAGCGGTGGAAATTGCACTGCATGAAGCTAATGGTCTGGTGAAAATCGAAAGCCCCGATGGCGGAGAGCGCACACTCTCAGCAAAATTTATTTGTCCAGTCGACGGGTCATCATTTCCAGAAGTAGAACCACGTCTCTTTTCATTTAACTCACCGTACGGAGCCTGCCCAGAGTGTAATGGCCTGGGTGTAGTGGGAATTTTTCAAAACGACGAGTGTCCAGTCTGTAAGGGTGCGCGTTTGCGCAAAGAAGCGCTGCGTGTCTACCTCGGTGGCGATGGTAAAAAGAACTTAGGTACGAATATTGTTGGTTTTACCAATATGACGGTAGCAGAAGCAGCCGATTTTGTGTCAAACCTCAAGCTCTCAAAGAAAGATGAAGAAATTGCCTGGCCAGCGCTTCGTGAAGTAATCGAACGGCTCGACTTTATGAAGGATGTAGGAATTGAGTATCTCACGCTTGATCGTCGAGCCAACACACTTTCTGGTGGCGAAGCACAGCGTATTCGCTTAGCTTCTCAGCTCGGCTCAGGACTCGTAGGAGCGCTCTACGTGCTCGATGAGCCAACGATTGGTCTTCATCAGCGCGATAATGACAAGCTGATTAAAACCCTGCAGGAGTTGCGCGACCTCGGAAATACCATTGTGGTTGTTGAACACGATGAAGATACCATTTACGCTGCTGACTATTTGGTAGACATTGGTCCTGGAGCCGGTGTTCATGGCGGTAATGTAATTGTAGCTGACTATCTGGAGAAGCTCCTTAGTGATAAGAAAAATGAGTCCGGCTCAATCACACTCGACTACTTGCGTGGCGACCGAAAAATTGAAATTCCAGAACGTCGTACGAGTGAAAAAGGAAAGATTCAAATTAAGGGTGGCAAAGCCTTTAATATTAAAAACTTAAATGTCGATATTCCACTCGGCCGCCTCATCTGTGTCACTGGGGTTTCTGGCTCTGGTAAATCTACCTTCATGTACGAGATCGTAGACCGCAATCTTAAGGCACGCCTTGAGAAACGTCACCGCACGGCAAAAATTTACAACTGCAAAACTTTCACGGGTACCGAATACCTCGGACGTTCAGTGCTGATTGATCAATCTCCGATTGGGCGTACACCACGCTCAAACCCCGCTACCTACACCGGTGCGTTTACGCACATTCGCGACTTATTTGCGGCCACGAGCGAAGCGCGAGCGCGTGGCTGGAAGCCAGGCCGCTTCAGCTTCAACGTGAAGGGCGGACGCTGTGAGGCGTGTCAGGGTAATGGCGTGATCGCGGTTGAAATGCATTTCTTGCCGACGGTGTTTGTGACCTGTGACGTCTGTGACGGCAAGCGTTTCACCAAAGAGACGCTTGAAGTCTACTACAAGAAGAAAAATATCCACGAAGTGCTCCACATGACCATCGAGGAAGCACATGATTTCTTCATTGATGTCCCGGCAATTCAGGAGCGCTTGAAGTCACTCCTTGATGTGGGACTCAGCTACCTCGAGCTCGGCCAGAGCGCTACTACACTTTCTGGTGGCGAAGCACAGCGCGTAAAGATTGCGTCTGAACTCTACCGACCACACACCCAGAAGACGATTTATCTTCTCGATGAGCCGACCATTGGTCTTCATTACGAAGATGTGCGCAAGCTGATTGAAATCTTGCAGCAGCTCGTCGACCGTGGTAATACCGTAATGGTAATTGAGCACAACCTTGATCTCGTCAAAAGTGCTGATTACATCATTGATATTGGCCCTGAAGGCGGAGCAGGCGGCGGTCAGATTGTTGCCAAAGGCACCCCTGAGGAAGTCGCCGAGGTAGAAAAGTCACACACCGGACGATACTTAAAGAAAATATTGTAA